A genome region from Rattus norvegicus strain BN/NHsdMcwi chromosome 17, GRCr8, whole genome shotgun sequence includes the following:
- the LOC120097771 gene encoding sperm motility kinase X-like: MEQDPESRDSIENFTTDYKIIRTLGRGRFSVVKMAYHVPTLTCVAIKVLKNTEKCSSVMSREVDILKSLGHPHIIKVVEVVQTREATHLVMEHASQGDLLDRIRECGYLKSWEARRMFRQILEAVQFCHDNNIVHRDIKANNILIDGRWNAKLCDFGLAAKTLPGQKLIDFCGTLPYCAPEFFEAEEYEGRPFDVWSVGVLLFFMVTGHLPFLGKSFAEVRRQISSANFSIPPHVANDIFNVIVEMLMINPSRRPSIQQIMMRPMIKDSQAYSPPTSIQTFTGTPSPSTIKAMRVMRHTPEKSTESLIDQNINEVLATYLIQQHKPLRKVCTHHQVESGLEELHSFPRFLKRKGPLLSSFTLSSHSSNMRENEDRKNSRKVVRRHDVGYQQTRTNTLQLDLLDYPIAEEFKDNRLQIRKTFSDCVVL, encoded by the coding sequence ATGGAGCAGGACCCAGAGAGCCGGGACTCCATCGAGAACTTTACCACTGACTATAAGATCATAAGAACCCTGGGAAGGGGACGATTTTCAGTGGTAAAAATGGCCTACCACGTCCCAACCCTCACCTGTGTAGCTATAAAAGTTCTCAAGAACACCGAGAAGTGCTCCTCAGTGATGAGCAGGGAAGTTGACATTCTAAAGTCCCTGGGCCATCCTCATATCATCAAGGTGGTCGAAGTGGTCCAGACAAGAGAGGCCACCCACCTGGTCATGGAGCATGCCTCTCAGGGAGACCTACTGGACCGAATCCGGGAATGTGGATATTTAAAGTCGTGGGAGGCCCGAAGAATGTTTAGACAGATATTAGAGGCAGTAcaattctgccatgacaataatattgTCCACCGAGACATAAAGGCCAACAACATTTTGATAGACGGAAGGTGGAATGCCAAGCTCTGTGATTTTGGCCTAGCTGCTAAAACACTTCCTGGGCAGAAGCTGATTGATTTCTGTGGCACGCTGCCATACTGTGCGCCAGAATTCTTTGAAGCTGAGGAATATGAGGGCCGCCCATTTGACGTATGGAGTGTaggtgtcctcctcttcttcatggtgactgggcacttgcctttcctaggcaagtcatttgcagaggtgaggagacaaaTCAGTTCAGCCAATTTCAGCATTCCGCCTCACGTTGCCAacgatattttcaatgttatagtggaaatgctgatgataaatcccagcaggaggcccagcatccagcaaattatgatgcgccccatgatcaaagacagccaggcctactcaCCACCGACATCCATACAGACGTTCACAGGAACACCAAGTCCTAGCACCATCAAAGCCATGAGAGTCATGAGGCATACACCTGAGAAAAGCACTGAGTCTCTGATAGACCAAAATATCAACGAGGTGCTGGCAACATACTTGATTCAACAGCACAAGCCACTCAGGAAAGTCTGCACACACCACCAAGTGGAGTCAGGTCTAGAAGAACTTCACTCCTTCCCtcgttttcttaagagaaagggacctcttctctcctccttcacttTGTCCTCACATTCATCCAATATGCGGGAGAACGAGgataggaagaattccaggaaggttGTCAGAAGGCATGATGTGGGCTACCAGCAAACAAGGACCAACACTCTCCAGCTCGACCTCCTCGACTATCCTATAGCTGAAGAATTCAAGGATAACAGGCTGCAAATCAGGAAGACATTCTCagactgtgttgtcttgtag